A stretch of the Ascaphus truei isolate aAscTru1 chromosome 4, aAscTru1.hap1, whole genome shotgun sequence genome encodes the following:
- the LOC142492172 gene encoding uncharacterized protein LOC142492172, translating to MDTAPEQDPEFLFSCCNTANRMHRVEAIFSNTTELFCEDTADLKAHFNRLEKCLLSRQRIWWEITTMENYNRVKRIPRGLRHTKTPSFGFVNGEFEQQWCHILNDCSFKLMDLIIRFKSEENKIVSKQIAELQHKLKAFSHMENFKELDLKTANKLNKQEKTIMLNKQTKFERDKADYEVNQIYIWQKLPSRSKGKPKSKKPYKEGGGNRSILKGNRDNDLTSHAVSFSFSESDFYPSSGDEKAGTSEMTHPNRPASQKSSKNEERQEEAGGKTYSWMPSKRLKT from the coding sequence ATGGATACTGCACCTGAGCAAGATCCAGAATTTTTATTCAGCTGCTGCAACACTGCCAATCGCATGCACAGAGTGGAGGCTATTTTTAGCAACACAACTGAACTATTCTGTGAGGACACTGCAGACCTCAAGGCACACTTCAATAGGTTGGAGAAATGTTTATTATCACGACAGCGAATATGGTGGGAAATAACAACCATGGAAAATTATAATCGCGTTAAACGCATTCCCAGAGGGTTACGCCACACCAAAACACCCTCTTTTGGTTTTGTGAATGGGGAATTTGAGCAACAATGGTGCCATATTCTCAATGACTGCTCATTTAAATTAATGGACCTAATTATAAGATTTAAATCTGAAGAAAATAAAATAGTGTCCAAACAAATAGCAGAATTGCAGCACAAGTTGAAAGCCTTTTCACACATGGAAAACTTTAAAGAGCTAGATTTGAAAACTGCTAACAAGCTCAATAAGCAAGAGAAAACTATTATGCTAAATAAGCAAACAAAATTTGAGCGAGATAAGGCCGACTACGAGGTGAACCAAATTTACATATGGCAAAAATTACCCTCTAGAAGTAAGGGTAAACCAAAATCCAAGAAACCATATAAGGAAGGTGGGGGTAATAGATCCATCCTGAAGGGGAACAGGGATAATGATTTAACATCACATGCTGTATCCTTTTCATTCTCTGAGAGTGATTTCTATCCATCTTCCGGTGACGAGAAGGCAGGAACCAGTGAGATGACGCATCCAAACCGACCGGCCAGTCAGAAGTCTTCAAAAAACGAGGAAAGACAAGAAGAGGCAGGAGGAAAAACATACAGTTGGATGCCCTCAAAGAGATTGAAAACTTGA